Genomic segment of Myxococcus xanthus:
GCAGGACGTGGACGCGAGGCGGGTGGACGTCGTCGTGGTCTACAAGGTGGACCGCCTCTCCCGCAGCCTCCTCGACTTCGCGAAAGTCATGGAGCGCTTCAATGCGGCGGGCGCCTCCTTCGTCTCGGTGACGCAGAACTTCAGCACGGCGGACGCCATGGGGCGGCTGACGTTGAACATGCTGATGTCCTTCGCCGAGTTCGAGCGGGAGATGATTTCCGAGCGGACGCGGGACAAGGTGGCCGCCGCGAGGCGCAAGGGGAAGTGGACGGGAGGACGCGCGCCGCTGGGCTACGAGGTGAAGGACAAGCGCCTCGTGGTGAATGAGTACGAGGCGGTGGTGGTGCGGGAGGCCTTCGAGTTGTACCTCCAACACCAGCAGGCCTCGGCGGTGGCACGCCTCCTTAATGAGACGGGGCGCACGACGAAGCGGTACGAGGCCCAGAGTGGTGCCACGCGCGCGGCTCGGAAGTGGACGACGCAGGATGTGCTGCGCCTCTTGAGGAGTCCCCTGTACGCAGGCTTCGTGCCGTATGGCGACGAGACGCACCCGGGCGAGCACCCGGCGCTTGTAGACAGGGCCACCTTCCACCGGGTGCAGGACATGCTGGAGAGCCCCGGCATTCAGTACCACGGGCGTAACCCCGACTACGTGCTGCGAGGGCTGTTGCGCTGCGGCCTGTGCGGCGAGGCAATGACGCCCGGCAGCACGCGCAAGGGCGAGCGCGAGTACCGCTACTACCGCTGCGTCACCCGGGACAAGCAGGGGAAGGAGGGGTGCCGGGCCGCTCCCCTTCCGGCAGCCGCCCTGGAGGACTTCGTCGTCGCTCAGCTGCGGGAAGTCTCGGTAGGTGACGGCTTCGCTGCCCAGGTGCATGCCCGCCTCACGGCGCGGCTGGAGGAGAAACACCAGGCCCTGCGCGCCGAGCGCGCGCAGTTGCCGAGGGACTTGGCCAAGCGTGCTGGGGAGTCCGCGAAGTGGGTGGACTCCCTCTCCAAGTTGGAGGGCCCAGCCCGGCGCCTCGTCGAGGAGAAGCTGACGGCCGCGGAAGAGGAGGTCGCCGGCATGCGAAAGCGGCTGGCGGAGGTGGAGCGCGCCCTGGACGCCATTGAGGGGGAGAGGGTGGAGGCTGCGTGGGTGGCCCAGGCCCTGGGGAACTTCGACGCGGTGTGGGACGCCCTCACCTCTACGAATCGGGGGCGCCTGCTGCGGGCCCTCGTCGGCCGGGTGGTGGTGAACGAGGCGACGGGCAAGGTCGACGTGCATATGGCCCACGTTGGTGAGGCCGCAGTGACTGGGCGCGAGGAGGTGGCGGCGTGAGCGCGAGCCCCGAGTCTCAGCCGGCG
This window contains:
- a CDS encoding recombinase family protein; translation: MRKSKAPLTEEKRCAVYTRKSTAAGLEMEFNSLDAQRESCVAYVQRQPGWVLVEESYDDGGFTGANMERPAFQRLLQDVDARRVDVVVVYKVDRLSRSLLDFAKVMERFNAAGASFVSVTQNFSTADAMGRLTLNMLMSFAEFEREMISERTRDKVAAARRKGKWTGGRAPLGYEVKDKRLVVNEYEAVVVREAFELYLQHQQASAVARLLNETGRTTKRYEAQSGATRAARKWTTQDVLRLLRSPLYAGFVPYGDETHPGEHPALVDRATFHRVQDMLESPGIQYHGRNPDYVLRGLLRCGLCGEAMTPGSTRKGEREYRYYRCVTRDKQGKEGCRAAPLPAAALEDFVVAQLREVSVGDGFAAQVHARLTARLEEKHQALRAERAQLPRDLAKRAGESAKWVDSLSKLEGPARRLVEEKLTAAEEEVAGMRKRLAEVERALDAIEGERVEAAWVAQALGNFDAVWDALTSTNRGRLLRALVGRVVVNEATGKVDVHMAHVGEAAVTGREEVAA